The proteins below come from a single Fusarium verticillioides 7600 chromosome 3, whole genome shotgun sequence genomic window:
- a CDS encoding hypothetical protein (At least one base has a quality score < 10) — MMWISISPASQIRQGLVLLFFLFFCVNLTVQQRDPISNFCRRWGHQSAVVDDKLYIGGGLVTYDGSSGTPQNFSNPYFIYHDLSNVASSGMPQPYANLSKNSTVPDVSGGIFWPDTINKKIYLFGGEFNGVTPWDFDLYAYDIINDEWDNMGVSRTDDVVGLSYGAGLSIPDRGEAYYYGGWMNNATDADWGDAPQIPTSYLLRYEMDTNSWSNDTGPDDIGRAEGVMVHIPAGDGGMLVYFGGIRAAEHGGWEGQPMDQIILYDVLSGKSYFQNATGDIPESRRRFCAGATWTKDQSSYNIYLYGGAGEEQGSSGFDDIYILTLPTFTWIKMYPEGNGTGDYPHHSFTCNVVNEAQMLIHGGFFPLTNDCDVPDQWGLHDMSLGRQNKDKSPWMLYDPELTKYAVPTDIISVVGGNSNGGATKTAPADGFDHQDLKALMTRTASAGSRTATRDVSVPTETGDHESGATLSTGAIAGIAAGGAVALIAVLVTCFCLIRKHRRRRERVGSQQPMTQSYDYPSSPTSIFRLEPTVR, encoded by the exons CCATCAGAGTGCTGTGGTTGACGACAAACTTTACATTGGCGGTGGATTGGTTACCTATGATGGTAGTTCTGGAACACCACAAAACTTCTCCA ACCCCTACTTTATTTACCATGATCTCAGCAACGTAGCCAGTTCAGGCATGCCCCAACCATACGCGAACCTGAGCAAGAACTCCACGGTTCCCGATGTAAGTGGTGGAATCTTTTGGCCTGATACTATCAACAAGAAAATTTATCTCTTTGGCGGCGAATTCAATGGCGTCACCCCTTGGGACTTCGACCTTTATGCTTACGATATCATAAATGATGAGTGGGACAACATGGGAGTTTCTAGAACAGACGATGTTGTCGGGCTCAGTTATGGAGCTGGTTTGTCCATTCCGGATCGCGGAGAGGCCTACTACTATGGCGGATGGATGAACAATGCGACCGATGCGGATTGGGGTGACGCTCCCCAGATACCAACATCATACCTACTACGATATGAGATGGACACGAACAGTTGGTCCAACGACACTGGTCCTGATGACATTGGCCGCGCCGAGGGTGTGATGGTTCATATCCCTGCCGGAGACGGTGGTATGCTTGTTTACTTTGGCGGAATCAGAGCCGCCGAACATGGTGGTTGGGAAGGTCAACCAATGGATCAGATTATTCTCTATGATGTTCTGAGCGGTAAAAGTTATTTCCAAAATGCAACGGGTGATATTCCGGAATCACGTCGACGGTTTTGCGCAGGCGCTACGTGGACCAAGGACCAGTCTTCTTACAATAT TTATTTATATGGGGGAGCTGGTGAAGAGCAAGGAAGTTCTGGATTTGATGACATTTATATCCTGACACTCCCTACCTTCACATGGATCAAGATGTATCCCGAAGGAAACGGAACTGGGGATTACCCTCATCACAGTTTTACCTGCAACGTTGTGAACGAGGCACAGATGTTGATTCATGGTGGTTTCTTCCCCCTGACAAATGACTGCGATGTTCCGGACCAATGGGGTTTACACGACATGTCCCTGGGGCGACAAAACAAGGACAAGTCGCCCTGGATGCTTTACGATCCCGAATTGACCAAATATGCCGTCCCCACTGACATTATTTCAGTTGTGGGAGGAAATTCTAACGGCGGAGCTACCAAGACAGCACCAGCCGATGGCTTCGACCACCAAGATCTGAAAGCCCTCATGACACGGACGGCATCGGCAGGATCAAGGACTGCAACCCGAGATGTATCTGTCCCTACTGAGACTGGAGATCATGAAAGTGGAGCAACGTTATCGACTGGTGCCATTGCAGGTATCGCAGCTGGCGGAGCTGTAGCTCTTATTGCCGTGCTCGTGACATGCTTCTGCCTCATCCGAAAGCATCGACGTCGGCGAGAACGTGTTGGGTCACAGCAGCCGATGACTCAATCCTATGACTACCCATCATCCCCAACATCCATCTTTCGCCTCGAACCAACCGTCCGCTAG
- a CDS encoding hypothetical protein (At least one base has a quality score < 10), with the protein MSTAGLLTNTPIDPYFIYHDLSNVASSGMPQPYANLSKNSTVPDVSGGIFWPDTINKKIYLFGGEFNGVTPWDFDLYAYDIINDEWDNMGVSRTDDVVGLSYGAGLSIPDRGEAYYYGGWMNNATDADWGDAPQIPTSYLLRYEMDTNSWSNDTGPDDIGRAEGVMVHIPAGDGGMLVYFGGIRAAEHGGWEGQPMDQIILYDVLSGKSYFQNATGDIPESRRRFCAGATWTKDQSSYNIYLYGGAGEEQGSSGFDDIYILTLPTFTWIKMYPEGNGTGDYPHHSFTCNVVNEAQMLIHGGFFPLTNDCDVPDQWGLHDMSLGRQNKDKSPWMLYDPELTKYAVPTDIISVVGGNSNGGATKTAPADGFDHQDLKALMTRTASAGSRTATRDVSVPTETGDHESGATLSTGAIAGIAAGGAVALIAVLVTCFCLIRKHRRRRERVGSQQPMTQSYDYPSSPTSIFRLEPTVR; encoded by the exons ATGTCGACGGCCGGCTTATTGACCAATACTCCTATAGACCCCTACTTTATTTACCATGATCTCAGCAACGTAGCCAGTTCAGGCATGCCCCAACCATACGCGAACCTGAGCAAGAACTCCACGGTTCCCGATGTAAGTGGTGGAATCTTTTGGCCTGATACTATCAACAAGAAAATTTATCTCTTTGGCGGCGAATTCAATGGCGTCACCCCTTGGGACTTCGACCTTTATGCTTACGATATCATAAATGATGAGTGGGACAACATGGGAGTTTCTAGAACAGACGATGTTGTCGGGCTCAGTTATGGAGCTGGTTTGTCCATTCCGGATCGCGGAGAGGCCTACTACTATGGCGGATGGATGAACAATGCGACCGATGCGGATTGGGGTGACGCTCCCCAGATACCAACATCATACCTACTACGATATGAGATGGACACGAACAGTTGGTCCAACGACACTGGTCCTGATGACATTGGCCGCGCCGAGGGTGTGATGGTTCATATCCCTGCCGGAGACGGTGGTATGCTTGTTTACTTTGGCGGAATCAGAGCCGCCGAACATGGTGGTTGGGAAGGTCAACCAATGGATCAGATTATTCTCTATGATGTTCTGAGCGGTAAAAGTTATTTCCAAAATGCAACGGGTGATATTCCGGAATCACGTCGACGGTTTTGCGCAGGCGCTACGTGGACCAAGGACCAGTCTTCTTACAATAT TTATTTATATGGGGGAGCTGGTGAAGAGCAAGGAAGTTCTGGATTTGATGACATTTATATCCTGACACTCCCTACCTTCACATGGATCAAGATGTATCCCGAAGGAAACGGAACTGGGGATTACCCTCATCACAGTTTTACCTGCAACGTTGTGAACGAGGCACAGATGTTGATTCATGGTGGTTTCTTCCCCCTGACAAATGACTGCGATGTTCCGGACCAATGGGGTTTACACGACATGTCCCTGGGGCGACAAAACAAGGACAAGTCGCCCTGGATGCTTTACGATCCCGAATTGACCAAATATGCCGTCCCCACTGACATTATTTCAGTTGTGGGAGGAAATTCTAACGGCGGAGCTACCAAGACAGCACCAGCCGATGGCTTCGACCACCAAGATCTGAAAGCCCTCATGACACGGACGGCATCGGCAGGATCAAGGACTGCAACCCGAGATGTATCTGTCCCTACTGAGACTGGAGATCATGAAAGTGGAGCAACGTTATCGACTGGTGCCATTGCAGGTATCGCAGCTGGCGGAGCTGTAGCTCTTATTGCCGTGCTCGTGACATGCTTCTGCCTCATCCGAAAGCATCGACGTCGGCGAGAACGTGTTGGGTCACAGCAGCCGATGACTCAATCCTATGACTACCCATCATCCCCAACATCCATCTTTCGCCTCGAACCAACCGTCCGCTAG